CaaatagtttgttttgttcgaaCCGTTTGAATCCAAGTTGAATATGGGCGAAAAGGCAACTTTGTACGCGAAACCGGTTTATTTCAAACTGACAGCGCCCCCTGTCCTCTGAGCCCAGCAAAAATAAGTCAATTAATTCTGTCATTTAATCTATTAAAATGGACGGACTTGTATTATTGTGCTGGATCATGCTGTACGTCAAACTAATCCCAGACAAAACCCATTtgacttgtttttattatactGTATTGGACCCTGTGTGAAGTTGTTCCTTTCGAAACATCTTACAGGAGCCTGTGGCCGGCGTTATCGTGCTGGCATGCAAGGAGGCGATGCAGCATCACGGCATCTCCCTAAGCATGGAGGGCCTGGTCAATCTACAGCTGAGCTCCAAGAGTGTGGGTGTCTTCGAGGCCTTCTACAACTCAGTCAAGGTAACGCAAGTGAGATGGATGAAAAAAATAGCCTGGAAAACTTTGTCTCTTATGTCTTGATTTGATTTCAAGTACAATGACTGCATTTGACTTTGCTTCTTCAGCCCATCCCGCTGATCAGCTGCAGCATCGAGGTGGCCAAGGCCGGAAAGATCCCGGGAGGCAAGACCGAGATCCCCTTTGAGTTCCCCCTCAAAGCCAAAGGCAATAAGGCTCTGTACGAGACCTACCATggggtctttgtcaacatccagGTCAGCGCGTACATGGAGCCATCTATCTCCGTTCTTGCTGTTCTTCTGCAGATGTTCAAAATAGTCCGCATTATTGTTTCAGTTGAACAAACTCTCACAAAAATGGCGTTTGTTGCATGCAGTACACTCTCCGCTGTGACTTAAAGCGCTCGCTACTGGCCAAAGACCTCAGCAGGACCTGCGAGTTCATCGTGCACTGTCAGGTAAGGAGAACACACTCAAAACACGTCCTGCAACatacaagtgattttttttattttttaaataacccTTTAAATGTCATAAATATACCTTCATTTGTGCCATGTGTTGCTGTGTCTCATGTTCAGCCGCAGATAGCAAACGTCAGCGCCACTCCGGTCAAGTTCACCATCACCCCCGACACCCTGCAGAACATCCGCGAGGTGGCACAAACCTTTTTTTAGACTCCCTCGCTGTCAAACCCCAACTCTGACTTGCTCGCCCATCTTGGTTCTCAGCGGAGTTCACTGCCCAGGTTCGTCATCCGAGGCCACCTAGACAACACCACCTGCGCCGTAAGCCGGCCGCTGACCGGAGAGGTGATGGTGGAGAGCTCCGACGTTCCCATCAAGAGCATCGAGCTGCAGCTAGTTCGAGTGGAGACCTGCGGTGAGCCTCCTTCCTTGACTTTGCCGAGTGTTTGATTTTCACGTCGAGGATGTCGTGATGTCATGTTTTCTTACCCAGGCTGCGCCGAAGGCTACGCCCGAGACG
The nucleotide sequence above comes from Syngnathus scovelli strain Florida chromosome 15, RoL_Ssco_1.2, whole genome shotgun sequence. Encoded proteins:
- the vps26c gene encoding vacuolar protein sorting-associated protein 26C — translated: MSVTLDIRLKRANKVYHESEPVAGVIVLACKEAMQHHGISLSMEGLVNLQLSSKSVGVFEAFYNSVKPIPLISCSIEVAKAGKIPGGKTEIPFEFPLKAKGNKALYETYHGVFVNIQYTLRCDLKRSLLAKDLSRTCEFIVHCQPQIANVSATPVKFTITPDTLQNIRERSSLPRFVIRGHLDNTTCAVSRPLTGEVMVESSDVPIKSIELQLVRVETCGCAEGYARDATEIQNIQIAEGDVCRGLPIPIYMVFPRLFTCPTLETTNFKVEFEVNVVIVLHDDHLITENFPLKLCRL